From a single Flavobacterium sp. genomic region:
- a CDS encoding SIMPL domain-containing protein, which translates to MENRLKSTLIIGISIIISAFILGSAFKNRNENLDTISVIGLGTKDFVSDEILWSGSFTTKSFDIKEAYNKMISDQKIVSDFFLNKGFKKEEFTFGAVQFNKRFREVRTENSEVAYQTKYEQVFDGYEATQTISFSAKKNPELMKRIEEVSSKTSELINSGIELSSNSIQYTYSDLPSLKHSLIQNASKDASERAQKIVSTADGSLGKLKSASMGVFQITGQGSTEEDSYGGNNDTYSKNKTARITVRLEYELD; encoded by the coding sequence ATGGAAAACAGATTAAAATCAACGTTAATTATTGGAATTTCAATAATTATCTCCGCATTTATTTTAGGTTCAGCATTTAAAAATCGTAATGAAAATTTGGATACTATTTCCGTAATTGGATTAGGAACCAAAGATTTTGTTTCAGATGAAATTTTATGGTCGGGAAGTTTTACAACTAAAAGTTTTGATATCAAAGAAGCATACAATAAAATGATTTCTGATCAAAAAATTGTTTCTGATTTCTTTTTGAATAAAGGTTTTAAGAAAGAAGAATTTACTTTTGGAGCGGTACAATTCAACAAACGTTTTAGAGAAGTTAGAACTGAAAATTCAGAAGTAGCTTACCAAACAAAATACGAACAAGTTTTTGACGGGTATGAAGCTACCCAAACGATTTCATTTTCGGCTAAAAAGAATCCAGAATTAATGAAACGAATTGAAGAAGTATCTAGTAAAACTTCTGAATTAATTAATTCAGGAATTGAATTATCTTCTAATTCTATTCAATATACGTATTCCGATTTACCAAGTTTAAAACATAGTTTGATTCAAAACGCTTCAAAAGATGCTAGTGAACGTGCTCAAAAAATTGTAAGCACTGCAGATGGAAGTTTAGGGAAATTAAAATCGGCAAGTATGGGTGTTTTTCAAATTACAGGGCAAGGTTCTACCGAAGAAGATAGCTACGGTGGTAACAATGATACCTATAGCAAAAACAAAACGGCAAGAATTACTGTTCGATTAGAGTATGAATTGGATTAA
- a CDS encoding nucleoside deaminase, with product MENIFTDEYFMKKALLEAEVAFEKGEIPVGAVIVIDNKVIARTHNLTELLHDVTAHAEMQAITSAANFIGGKYLKDCTLYVTLEPCQMCAGALYWSQISKIVFGASDENRGFKKMGTQLHPKTQVISGVLEKECSDLMKAFFKNKR from the coding sequence ATGGAGAATATTTTTACCGACGAATATTTTATGAAGAAAGCCTTACTGGAAGCCGAAGTAGCTTTTGAAAAAGGCGAAATTCCTGTTGGAGCTGTTATTGTTATAGATAATAAAGTCATTGCTCGTACACATAATTTAACCGAATTGTTGCACGATGTTACCGCTCATGCCGAAATGCAAGCCATAACTAGCGCAGCCAATTTTATAGGTGGAAAATATTTGAAAGATTGTACTTTATATGTAACCTTAGAACCTTGTCAAATGTGTGCAGGCGCTTTGTACTGGTCACAAATTTCTAAAATTGTTTTTGGTGCTTCCGATGAAAATCGTGGATTTAAAAAAATGGGAACGCAATTACATCCAAAAACTCAAGTCATTTCAGGAGTTTTAGAAAAAGAATGCAGCGATTTGATGAAGGCTTTTTTTAAAAATAAAAGATAG
- a CDS encoding 1-deoxy-D-xylulose-5-phosphate synthase, producing the protein MENLLSKINNPIDLRKLPENQLLQLAKELRDFIIDIVSKKEGHLGASLGVVELTIALHYVFNTPEDLLVWDVGHQAYGHKILTERRDIFHTNRELNGISGFPKRSESVYDTFGVGHSSTSISAALGMALASQLNGEIEKHHIAVIGDASIASGMAFEGLNHAGVTDANLLVILNDNAIGIDPSIGALKNYLTAVKEGKNPKQNNIIKSLNFDYSGPIDGHDLPKLISELERLKSVKGPKFLHVITTKGKGLQLAEEDQVKYHAPGKFDAETGKIHPKDESHLPPKFQDVFGHTLVELAKQNEKIIGITPAMPSGSSMKYMMETFPKRAIDVGIAEQHAVTLAAGMATRGMIVFCNIYSTFLQRAYDQVIHDVALQNLPVIFCLDRAGLVGEDGATHHGVFDMAYLNCIPNMIIAAPKDEIELRNIMFTASEGLNHPIAIRYPRGRGENVNWEQPFEKIQIGKIKELKKGIKVAVLSTGTIGNNVTKALNEVENPSFFSHFHFPFIKPLDLEAVKSIINEHDHIVTIEDGVIKGGFGEQISAILATNNLNKSIIHLGVPDSFVEHGTVFELQQLCKIDVINLIQLLNTF; encoded by the coding sequence ATGGAAAATTTGCTTTCAAAAATTAACAATCCTATCGATTTAAGGAAACTTCCTGAAAATCAATTGCTTCAATTAGCCAAAGAATTGAGAGACTTTATCATTGATATTGTTTCCAAAAAAGAAGGGCATTTGGGAGCAAGTTTAGGTGTTGTAGAATTAACGATTGCACTGCATTATGTTTTCAATACACCAGAAGATTTATTGGTTTGGGATGTAGGTCATCAAGCTTACGGACATAAAATTCTAACAGAAAGACGCGACATTTTTCATACCAATAGAGAACTAAACGGAATTTCAGGTTTTCCAAAGCGAAGTGAGAGTGTTTATGATACGTTTGGCGTTGGGCATTCTTCAACATCAATTTCGGCAGCTTTAGGAATGGCTTTGGCTTCTCAATTAAACGGAGAAATTGAAAAACATCACATTGCAGTAATTGGCGACGCTTCCATTGCAAGTGGAATGGCTTTTGAAGGATTAAATCACGCGGGTGTTACCGATGCAAATTTATTGGTAATTTTGAACGATAACGCCATTGGAATTGATCCAAGTATTGGTGCTTTGAAAAATTATTTGACAGCTGTTAAAGAAGGAAAAAATCCAAAACAAAATAACATCATCAAATCCTTGAATTTTGATTATTCGGGACCAATAGATGGACATGATTTACCAAAACTGATTTCAGAATTAGAACGATTAAAATCGGTTAAAGGTCCAAAATTCTTGCATGTAATTACCACCAAAGGCAAAGGATTACAATTGGCCGAAGAAGACCAAGTAAAATACCATGCGCCAGGAAAATTTGATGCTGAAACCGGAAAAATTCATCCAAAAGATGAATCGCATTTACCTCCAAAATTTCAAGATGTTTTCGGACATACATTAGTCGAATTAGCGAAGCAAAACGAAAAAATCATTGGAATAACTCCAGCAATGCCATCAGGAAGTTCTATGAAATATATGATGGAAACTTTTCCAAAACGCGCAATCGACGTTGGAATTGCTGAACAACACGCTGTTACTCTAGCTGCCGGAATGGCAACACGAGGAATGATAGTTTTTTGTAATATTTATTCCACTTTTTTACAACGTGCCTATGACCAAGTAATTCATGATGTGGCTTTGCAGAATTTACCAGTTATTTTTTGTTTGGATAGAGCAGGTTTGGTAGGTGAAGATGGCGCCACCCATCATGGCGTTTTTGACATGGCTTATTTGAATTGTATTCCAAATATGATAATAGCTGCTCCAAAAGACGAAATTGAGTTGCGAAATATTATGTTTACTGCTTCTGAAGGATTAAATCATCCGATTGCAATACGCTATCCTAGAGGAAGAGGCGAAAACGTAAATTGGGAACAACCTTTTGAGAAGATTCAAATTGGAAAGATAAAAGAGCTTAAAAAAGGAATTAAAGTAGCTGTTTTGTCTACTGGAACCATTGGAAATAATGTAACGAAAGCTTTAAATGAGGTTGAAAATCCAAGTTTCTTTTCGCATTTTCATTTTCCATTTATAAAACCATTGGATTTAGAAGCTGTTAAATCAATTATAAATGAACACGACCACATTGTTACAATTGAAGATGGCGTGATTAAAGGTGGTTTTGGCGAACAAATTAGTGCCATTCTTGCAACAAATAATTTAAATAAATCCATCATCCATCTCGGAGTTCCCGATTCTTTTGTAGAACATGGAACGGTTTTTGAGTTACAACAACTTTGCAAAATAGACGTTATTAACCTCATACAATTATTAAATACATTTTAG